The following proteins come from a genomic window of Bos mutus isolate GX-2022 chromosome 23, NWIPB_WYAK_1.1, whole genome shotgun sequence:
- the ZNF451 gene encoding E3 SUMO-protein ligase ZNF451 isoform X4 codes for MGDPGSEIIECIPPAGPEASESTVEENEDDIQFVSEGPLRPVLEYIDLVSSDDDEPSTSQRERMPESKAPSSESRRPEMCSGCRAPPPSGDSSSSSGRCASSPQRMVSHPSSVENPLETQRNDHSNSDIKISETETLEPSQNYQSLPPSPLLVPQESMASSEVKEGLPVESPASQHGRDALLYLQTQVAEMSRVIRDLQSRSCFRFHHSRTGEASSVPWDISTSREEQISAVEEEAECKSPSADDKGQPADPSQSSFTGLLKRMEQRGVIKRVTLQSEAEPCEGKPDCVTSKKRLVPPLHPLLRIATAEVFKDPADCHPSSFMGHRVYPVAKDTSPFQPNPPAGGPIVEALEHSRRGGTTSPLDSTSKEMEVMGCRFYHAASIAARAASYMAYMTQYQRKLWEDMEDLVHDPEFDRGKARCIISDGMDAGLWQLCTTRDIMDSVVRVMAMAIDYRRQAWLRLTSLTKKTQEKISHLPFDGTCLFGQDVNAVVAEENSVKENDYKDHSKYYNQHRCFYSHDQKAHYHSRGYSRGDWYRPRNHPYRHRKRADSPERHGYKN; via the exons GAAGGACCGTTGAGGCCTGTTCTGGAATACATTGACCTGGTCAGCAGTGATGATGATGAGCCCAGCACCTCTCAACGTGAG AGAATGCCTGAGTCTAAGGCGCCATCCTCAGAGAGTCGTCGCCCAGAAATGTGCTCTGGCTGCAGGGCTCCTCCTCCCAGTGGAGACAGCAGCTCCTCCTCTGGGCGCTGCGCCAGCAGTCCTCAAAGGATGGTTTCTCACCCTTCTTCCGTTGAGAACCCATTGGAGACCCAGAGAAATGATCACAGTAATTCAGATATTAAGATCTCTGAGACAGAGACACTTGAGCCATCACAGAATTACCAGAGTCTGCCTCCATCTCCACTCCTGGTGCCCCAAGAGTCTATGGCCTCCTCAGAGGTCAAGGAGGGTTTGCCCGTAGAGTCTCCAGCTTCCCAGCACGGGCGGGATGCCCTCCTGTATCTCCAGACACAGGTGGCTGAGATGTCCCGAGTGATACGTGACCTGCAGTCCAGGAGCTGCTTCCGATTTCATCATTCCCGCACAGGTGAGGCCTCCTCGGTTCCTTGGGACATCTCCACCTCCAGAGAAGAACAGATATCCGCAGTCGAAGAAGAGGCTGAGTGCAAGTCCCCCTCGGCCGACGACAAAGGGCAGCCAGCTGACCCGAGTCAGTCCAGCTTCACAGGGCTGTTGAAAAGAATGGAACAGAGAGGTGTTATCAAGAGAGTCACCTTACAGTCAGAAGCAGAACCGTGTGAGGGGAAGCCTGACTGTGTGACCTCCAAGAAGCGCTTGGTCCCTCCGTTGCATCCTCTTCTGAGAATTGCCACCGCGGAGGTTTTCAAAGACCCTGCTGATTGCCATCCCTCTTCTTTCATGGGACACAGGGTGTATCCTGTGGCTAAGGACACCTCTCCTTTCCAGCCAAATCCCCCAGCAGGGGGCCCCATTGTCGAAGCGCTAGAGCACAGCAGGAGAGGAGGCACCACGTCACCCCTGGATTCCACCTCAAAGGAGATGGAGGTCATGGGCTGCAGGTTCTACCATGCTGCTTCCATCGCAGCCCGAGCTGCCAGCTACATGGCCTACATGACGCAGTATCAGCGTAAACTCTGGGAAGACATGGAGGACCTGGTCCATGACCCCGAGTTTGATCGTGGAAAGGCAAGATGTATCATATCTGATGGCATGGATGCAGGCCTCTGGCAGCTGTGTACTACCAGGGACATAATGGACTCTGTGGTCAGAGTTATGGCGATGGCAATAGACTACAGAAGGCAGGCGTGGCTTCGGCTCACATCCCTCACGAAGAAGACCCAGGAGAAGATCTCACACTTGCCCTTTGATGGTACTTGCCTCTTTGGACAAGATGTGAATGCTGTTGTTGCAGAAGAAAACAGTGTGAAAGAAAACGACTATAAAGACCACAGTAAATACTATAACCAGCATCGATGCTTCTACAGTCACGACCAGAAAGCACATTACCACAGTCGCGGGTACTCCCGAGGGGACTGGTACAGACCTCGCAACCACCCctatagacacagaaaaagggCAGACTCTCCGGAACGCCATGGGTACAAGAATTAG